GGCACAGCAATAAAAGCCTTAGTCTTGCTAATAGGTGCACTACTTTCAAGCTGAACATAATCCCCAACTTGAAACTGATTCAAAGGGTCATGTGCCTgatacttcttcttcttcctaaCTCTACGCTTATACTTTGGGTGAGGAGCAAGACGAGTAACTTCAACAGAAACAGTTTTGTCATTTGTGGAGCAAACGACCCGACCTTGCATTGATCTCATGGCCCGAACTGGTGGCAAGAAAGTTAAGGGAGTTGGTGAAGTGATGGTGGAAGAAGAGGGTTTTGAGAGACGAGAAAGAGAAGAGGAGTTT
The nucleotide sequence above comes from Lycium barbarum isolate Lr01 chromosome 3, ASM1917538v2, whole genome shotgun sequence. Encoded proteins:
- the LOC132633383 gene encoding small ribosomal subunit protein uS17c → MSLTSPLLQLPLSQFKSLTISTPFLNGNSSSLSRLSKPSSSTITSPTPLTFLPPVRAMRSMQGRVVCSTNDKTVSVEVTRLAPHPKYKRRVRKKKKYQAHDPLNQFQVGDYVQLESSAPISKTKAFIAVPVPPRNQPKVKEEENNQELGLPLQQS